The Desulfitobacterium chlororespirans DSM 11544 region GTGATGGTAAAGATTACTTTAAAAGATGGCTCCATTCGGGAGCTCGAATCGGGTAAGAGTCTCATGGACTTAGCAGCCTCTATCTCCAGAGGTCTGGCTAAAGCTGCTCTGGCCGGGAAAGTGAATGGAAAATTTAAGGACCTGTCCTATGCTTTAACTCAGGATGCTGAGGTGGAGATTATCACGGCGGATTCTGAGGAAGGCTTAAAGATTTTAAGACACTCCACCTCTCACCTGATGGCAGAAGCGGTACGGAACCTTTTCCCGGGAACTATCTTAGGAATTGGCCCCGCGATTGACAATGGCTTTTATTATGATTTTGATTCCGAGCATGTTTTTACACCGGAGGATCTGGAGAAGATCGAAGCTGAGATGCGTCGTTTGGTCAAAGAAAACAAACACTACGAACGGAAAGAAATCTCCCGCAGCGACGCATTGCAGTATTTCTCTGCAGAAGGAGAAAAGTATAAGGTAGAGCTGATTGAAGACTTGCCTGAGGATGAAGTGATTTCCATGTACACTCAAGGCGGCTTCACCGATCTCTGTGCCGGTCCCCATATTCCTTCCACAGGGGTGGTTAAAGCGTTCAAACTCATGAACCTGGCCGGAGCTTACTGGCGGGGCAGTGAAAAGAATAAGATGCTCCAGCGGATCTACGGAACTGTCTGGGCCAAAAAAGAAGATCTGGATGACTACCTCTTTAAGCTGGAAGAGGCCAAGCGTCGTGATCATCGTAAGCTGGGTGTGGAACTGGATCTGTTCAGTCTTCACGATGAGGGACCTGGTTTTCCTTTCTTCCATCCAAAAGGCATGGTTCTGCGCAACCAACTGGAAGACTTCTGGCGTCAGGAGCATCGCAAGAGAGGTTATCACGAAATCAAGACCCCCATCATCCTCAGCCGCAACCTGTGGGAAAACTCCGGTCACTGGGATCATTATAAAGACAATATGTATACTACCAAGATTGACGATGAGGACTTCGCTGTCAAGCCCATGAACTGCCCGGGCGGCATGATTATGTATAAGCAAAAGCTGAGAAGCTATCGGGATCTTCCTTTGAGAATGGGAGAGCTGGGCTTAGTCCATCGCCATGAGTTATCTGGTGCTTTAAACGGACTTTTGCGGGTGCGCAACTTCACCCAGGATGATGCTCATATCTTTATGCTTCCCTCCCAAATCAAAGCTGAAATCAGCGGCGTCATCGATCTGGTGGATCGTTTCTATAAGGTCTTTGGTTTTGAGTACCATGTGGAGCTTTCCACTCGTCCCGAAAACTCCATGGGTGCCGATGAGACGTGGGAAATGGCTACCAATGCCCTCCAGGAAGCCCTGGAAGCCAAGGGAGTCAACTATAAGATCAACCCAGGAGACGGTGCCTTCTACGGACCGAAAATCGACTTTCATCTCCGGGACTGCTTGGGCAGAACCTGGCAGTGCGGTACCATTCAGCTGGATTTCCAAATGCCTGAGAAGTTTGACCTCACCTATATCGGTGAAGATGGTCAAAAGCATCGTCCGGTTATGATTCACCGGGTGGTGTACGGCAGCATTGAACGCTTCATCGCTCTGCTCACAGAGCATTATGCCGGCGCTTTCCCCACCTGGCTGGCCCCTGTTCAGGTCCGGATTCTGCCCATCAGCGAACGCCATGAGGACTATGCTCAGGACATCGTCCGCCGCTTAAATGACCTGGACATCCGGGCTGAAGTGGATGAACGCCGCGAGAAGATCAGCTACAAGATCCGGGAAGCCCAGACCCACAAGATTCCCTTCGCTCTCGTGGTCGGTGACCAGGAAGCGGAAACAGATACTGTCGCTGTACGTCGCTATGGTCAGGGTAACGCCGGTGAAAAACTTTCTGTAGCGGAGTTCATTGCTCTCATCCAGGAAGAAATCGCCAGCAAGAAGCAATTAGTATAAGATAAGACTCAGGCAAACGGATTCAGACCCATGTGGGTTGAATCCGTTTGTTTTGTCAATGGCCATAATTGATAGCCTGGCTTTTAGTTTTATTGGATAGGTATTGGAAAAGAATCCATGAAGTGTTAGATTAATAGAGTGACGGCCATGCTGCAGAGCGGCATCAGCAAAGGATGAAAAAGCATACTCGGATTGGGTAGCTTTATCCCACATCGCGCCGCTCAAGCCCAAAAAGGGCCCAAGGATTTTGATTTAAGGCAGAGAACGGATTTAAGCGAGCGGATAAGCAATCTTCGCGAAAGACTGCAGCGGAGTCGGGTTGGAAACAGGACGTTTCCAACCGGCTATGAGGCAGGAGCCGATTTAGCCGGAAACCCGACGGAGCAGAGGTCTTGAGCGATTAGATTGCTCCGCGCAGCTTATGGAGTGAACGCCAAAATCAAAATTCTGGAGAACCTGCTTTTGGCTC contains the following coding sequences:
- the thrS gene encoding threonine--tRNA ligase, yielding MVKITLKDGSIRELESGKSLMDLAASISRGLAKAALAGKVNGKFKDLSYALTQDAEVEIITADSEEGLKILRHSTSHLMAEAVRNLFPGTILGIGPAIDNGFYYDFDSEHVFTPEDLEKIEAEMRRLVKENKHYERKEISRSDALQYFSAEGEKYKVELIEDLPEDEVISMYTQGGFTDLCAGPHIPSTGVVKAFKLMNLAGAYWRGSEKNKMLQRIYGTVWAKKEDLDDYLFKLEEAKRRDHRKLGVELDLFSLHDEGPGFPFFHPKGMVLRNQLEDFWRQEHRKRGYHEIKTPIILSRNLWENSGHWDHYKDNMYTTKIDDEDFAVKPMNCPGGMIMYKQKLRSYRDLPLRMGELGLVHRHELSGALNGLLRVRNFTQDDAHIFMLPSQIKAEISGVIDLVDRFYKVFGFEYHVELSTRPENSMGADETWEMATNALQEALEAKGVNYKINPGDGAFYGPKIDFHLRDCLGRTWQCGTIQLDFQMPEKFDLTYIGEDGQKHRPVMIHRVVYGSIERFIALLTEHYAGAFPTWLAPVQVRILPISERHEDYAQDIVRRLNDLDIRAEVDERREKISYKIREAQTHKIPFALVVGDQEAETDTVAVRRYGQGNAGEKLSVAEFIALIQEEIASKKQLV